The following is a genomic window from Miltoncostaea oceani.
CCACCCGGGCGCCACGATCGGCCCGGGCTTCTTCATCGACCACGGCATGGGCGTCGTGATCGGTGAGACGACGGAGATCGGCGAGGACGTGACGATCTACCAGGGCGTCACCCTCGGCGGCACCGGCAAGGACGTCGGCAAGCGGCACCCCACCGTCCGGGACGGGGTTATCGTCGGCACCGGGGCGAGCGTGCTCGGGCCCGTCGAGATCGGCGAGGGCGCAAAGGTCGGCGCCGGGTCGATCGTGATCAAGGACGTCCCCGCGAACTCCACCGTCGTCGGCAACCCGGGCCGCGCGGTGATCGTCGACGGCCAGAAGGTGCCGCGCGACCTGCACCACCCCGACATCGACCACACCCGCCTGCCCGACCCCGTCGCCGAGGCGATGGCGTGCCTGGTGCGGAGGGTCACCGAGCTCGAGCAGGACCTCTCCGACCTCCGCGCCGGCCGCGAGCTGACGCCGCGCAACGGCTCCGACGAGGACTGCCTGCCGACGGCCCAGGAGGAGATCTCCACGATCCTCGGCCTCAACCCCGGAGCCGGGATCTAGCAACCCCCGTGCGGGTCCGGCGGCGTGGCGGCCGTCCGGGGGAGGCCGCGGGCCCGGGTCCGCGTCGATTGGCGTCGACCGTCGACGCCAATCGACGCACACCCGGACGCGGGCGGCCGATCCGCGCGGCTCGCGGACCGGGCCGCCGGGGGCGTCAGGCGGTCGGCGTGACGACGACCACCGGGATCTTGCGGGTCGTCTTCTGCTCGTACTCGCCGAACTGCGGGTACGCCGCCACCTGCTCGGCGTAGAGGCGGTCGCGCTCCTCGCCCTTCACCTCGCGGGCCGTCGCACCGACCGTCCGGTCACCGAACTCGAGCTCCACGTCGGGGTTCGCGACGAGGTTGTGGTACCAGTCGGGGTTCTCCGGCTCGCCGGCCTTCGACGCGAAGAGCACGACGTCGTCGCCCTTCGGGAGGTACATGAGCGGGTTCTGCCGCTTCTGTCCCGATTTCGCGCCGACGGTGTGGAGGATCACGAGCGGCGCGTCGCCGAACTGCTCCACCTTGCCCCCGTTGGCGCGGAACTCCTTCATCACCTCGATGTTCCAGTTCTTGAAGTCCATCCCCACGGCTGTCTCCTCGTCCGGCACCGAATGTCGTGGACGCGGCCGGGGCGCTCCGCGGTCGACGCCGAATGGCGTCCGCGGCCAGCGCCGAATGGCGCATCCACCTGGAGCATCGCACCGGAGGCGCCCATGGGACAGGCGCCGACCCGCGAACCGCGACCCGGGGGCCGCGGTCACCGCCGCCGGAGAGTGGCGTCAGCCGGCGTCCGGGGGGTAGAGGGTCATGCCGCCGTCGACGACGAGGGTCGCACCCGTCACGTACGACGCCTGGTCCGACGCCAGCCACGCCGCCGCGCGGGCCACCTCGGCCACGCCGCCGACGCGGGCCATGGGGATCTGGGCCTCGACCGCCCCCCGCAGCTCGGGGTCGTCGAGCATCTCCCGGTTGATGGGGGTCGCGATGGCGCCGGGGGCGACGGCCACCACCCGGATGCCACTCGGCGCGAGCTCCTTCGCGATCGAC
Proteins encoded in this region:
- the cysE gene encoding serine O-acetyltransferase, with translation MPRRSLVGWLSGAKRSLRRDIEVARERDPAATSLTEILLCYPGLHAVWMHRGAHALYGAGLRTPARLVSQASRFLTGIEIHPGATIGPGFFIDHGMGVVIGETTEIGEDVTIYQGVTLGGTGKDVGKRHPTVRDGVIVGTGASVLGPVEIGEGAKVGAGSIVIKDVPANSTVVGNPGRAVIVDGQKVPRDLHHPDIDHTRLPDPVAEAMACLVRRVTELEQDLSDLRAGRELTPRNGSDEDCLPTAQEEISTILGLNPGAGI
- a CDS encoding nitroreductase family deazaflavin-dependent oxidoreductase produces the protein MDFKNWNIEVMKEFRANGGKVEQFGDAPLVILHTVGAKSGQKRQNPLMYLPKGDDVVLFASKAGEPENPDWYHNLVANPDVELEFGDRTVGATAREVKGEERDRLYAEQVAAYPQFGEYEQKTTRKIPVVVVTPTA